In Scytonema millei VB511283, the genomic window GCTGACACCTCCACCCCGTAGAGGTCTTGTAGCTGTGCTTGGATGTCACGAGTACTCATGCAAGAGCGCATACAACGACAGAATCTTGTCATCAAACCCGTCAAATCGCGTTTGTTCCAACAGCAACATTGTGGTCTTTTATACTCCACGAACTTTTCCCATAACTCAGCCAACGATGGGTTTACAGGGGTAGAGATTGGGGTAATAGTGCTAACGGTTGAAAGTGCTGCCTGTGGTTTGTACTTCGTTAGCGTTTCATCAAAGTTACCAGAAATGAGATCCAGCTCGATTTGATTTGCTCTCATCTGCGTAGCGCGAGCGTGTAGTTGGCGTATCGTCAAAGCCAAGTGAAAGATAATGACGCTTACCGCCATAAGAGAAAACTAGCTGTAGCCGACCATTAGAGTTTTTGACCCGAACTGCTCCTTTGGAAGCCTTCTGTTTTCTGCTTTCT contains:
- a CDS encoding Arm DNA-binding domain-containing protein, with the protein product MYSESRKQKASKGAVRVKNSNGRLQLVFSYGGKRHYLSLGFDDTPTTRSRYADESKSNRAGSHFW